The genomic DNA TCCAAAACCACAAACCAAAGGGGAACCCTACTGTTAAACTCTGACGTTGCACTTTCTGTCTTTTCCTCTCTGTTCTTTTTCACAAcattagaaaatatcatttttattttttgcttttttaataaagttctgtttattttttgctaaaatacttCTTTTTTTCAAGTACAGTACCATTATGTCTTTCCATTCTCTTGCAAAAGTAAACACAAAAGAGGGTGAATAAAAACAAGCAAAAAGGGAGTATTATTTGTAAATACCacattttttcacaattttttcctTCTTAAGTCTTGTTACacttcaacttttttttgtgtcttttcattttttatcatattagTATATCACTTCTTTTGAATTGTAAATATTTAATGTAAAGTGTGGAAAATGGGGGAGTTTATCGCACAAGTAAGTGTGTGATGCATTTgttaattttggttttttgatATCAATTGAATATGGGGGAGTTTATCTCAGCTTTTATTATTGTGACATTATTAATTCATTGATTAAATTCTAAACAAGCATGGCTAAAAGTTTTTCCTCTTACTCCcttcgtttcaaaatgagtatGTCGCTTTAGTTGATTGCATACAGATtaagaaatagaataaaatagtcaaatatcgtagcaattttaccaaattatcctaatcaactattggtttgcttttcattagagaaaaaaaataatattttgaaagtaGTGTaagataatattaattgaaggataaaattgaaaagaaaaggcTATTATTACATTGAAACAATTTTAggcattcattttaaaacaattttaggCACAATTTTTGGAAGatgtgacattcattttaaaacaattttttttatctaaaacgacacttattttaaaacggtaattcatttttatataaagtcctttattttattcaacACTTTTTTTCACCATCTTCCATTTCACTATCATTGTAACTATTGACTATGAAAAAAAGCTGAATTTTCTGACAAATTTGCATGGTTCtttgttttaaattgtaaatGATCTTGTTACTTGTTAGGTTATGGTTCTACAGAGGCAAAGCTGCGTGCCTAGAAAACTTTAGGCACAATATTTAATAGCCACAATTTTTGTCTCCCTAGTCATTTTCAAGTCATAATGGTCATTATCAGCatggaaaaaatgaattaatagcTACAAATTATGATTCAACTCTGTttcaatttttccttaaaaataaaataaaataaaactctaTTTAAAATTTCTAGCATGAAATTGGGACAATTGTTAAGATAAGGAAGtgttattccttcaaaaaaaaaaaaataaggaagtGTTATATGTGGAATACGATTTATGGTAGATAAATTAAGTTTGGCATTCTCCACATGCATATAATTGAGATAGTGAccaattgaaatatttgttgtctattaaaaaaaataaggggaagaaaaattgaatgataaatgttaatatattaACTATTAAATTGGAGATTATTCtctttgttataatttgaattctaaaccttaaatttttttactcTTAGTTTAAATCGGTTGAGTTATTCAACCTTAAACAAGATATAACAAATATAAGTTGAATTTAAAGACATTGTTATTTATAACAAGTAATACCATGATATTCTATATAAATTTAAGTGTAAAAATTCTTTGGAGCCTATGAAAGAGTTGAACCACCAATCTATGGGATGCCACAGACACCACTCCCGCCACCATAGTCACTCGTGCAAAGGATACTCTCAATAAAATGAGTTGTATGCAAAGAACATTAGCACCAGTAGGAAACGAAGATTTCGAGCACCTTGGACTAAGTCACCACTATGCATGATCAAGTGTAATATTGATGCCATTTCTTTCAACAGTAATTTTATCATGGGGTACGATATGTGTTTTCGAGACTCTGGATCAATTTTTGTTGGGCAAATCAGATTATTCTCGTTTCTATGTCACCATTATGAAAGCTGGAACTCTAAGCTCATTGGAAGCTCTCAAAGTGGCAATTTCGAATGGAATGCATTTTGTGCTATTTGAAACAGATTCCAAGATTTTATCCGACATGCTTGCCACCAACAACTCTCCTATTAATGAGTTTGCTGATTTTGTATCTTAATGTAGAAGTCTCTTATTAAATAGAAACAACTTTGTAGTGTCGTATGTTCGGAGCCAAGCAAATAAGGTTGCTTATACTAGCATCTTTGTCTCGGTTAAGCCCCATATTTTTCATAATGTACCAACTTGTTTGTACcaattaattttgaatgaaatgaattagATTTGCTTTtgctaaaacaaaattatttttacattaacTAAAATTTTATATAGAATAAATTCTTGagacaaaatcaatttattataaaatattcaaacatattaaaatcaattctacacattAAAATCAATTCCTACTTCTTCAAATAACAAAACAGTGTAGTGTTAAACCATATGAAACAATTTTCCACCCTAAAAGGCACCTCAAGTTAGAGATTCGTGTATCTCAGTGTTGCTTTGTAGACACTCTCGCTTACATTAAATTTGACTCCAAGGCCCGTAGTCAAAGAGTTCCAAAATTTTGTGATTCTTGTGAGATGCTAATTGATAATTTAtaagataattaattaaaggaaaatgcttttttttttttttaaggataactAAAGGAAAATACTAAATAGTCATAATCTCGCTTTATAGATATATATCATGACATATCATAAACGAGTGGCGAAGAAATTTTTGGTACCTACTTTAATGAtgatataataaaaacaatggTTAATTGTTTCAATTGATcctctaaaattaaaaatacatattcaaaCCAAGTAATTTGATATTCATCTCATTTCTTATCATGTAATATATGCGAAGTATAGAAAAGTGATTTagatgttgaattttttataattttttacatacatattTATGACGTTAAAAATATGTCTTTTCATAATTAATCAATCATTCTTCTGTcgaaaaattcttttttttttggaaagccatattttaacgttTCAAACATGTATGCAAAcaatcgtaaaaaaaaaattcaacatctaAGACATTTTTACAGATTTCACGTATATTACATGATAAAAGATAAGAAGAATGTTAAATTACAGTATTAAAATGTGTGTAAGCATAGCAATAGGCGGGATGGGGACAGGTTATACCTTCCCTGTCCCCATACCATATATCCAAATACCTACGCATTACCCTACTCATTCCCAACAAGGATGAGAAATCGAATTTCATCTCCGTTCAGATGGGTTCGGGTATCCTCGCCCCATCCACACCCCCCACCgcggatatatttttttttaataaaaaagtatttttcatCCCAGGATCAATGTTGTAAGGCATTATCCAGCAAAGAGATGGAGATCGATGACTATGGTGATGGAGAAGAGAAACTAAGGGTGTGAGATGTGgaaggagaaaagagagaacTTAAAGAAGTGAGTGTCGTCAGAAAGACTTAGACTTTGGTTGTGTGAGTGAAATGATTTAGGGTttgagtttctatttatataaaaatgataattaattgattttttacatTTAGGACGAGTTTGAGTATGTGTGGGTACGTACTTATATCTCCATTACTTGTGTCATACATACCCatattttgaagaagaaaactcAATCAAAGCGGGGAAAACACGTTAATTTAGATTTGGTTTCAGCGGGTACCCACATACTTTGTTATCATgtctaaatatttgtttttattttttccggaTCATTTTTTAGACTTTGACTATATTATACgatcattaactttttttttttaattcacacCCAACTAATACAATTTAAGTTCCACCAACATCCTTAttgcataaaataaataatacccAACAAAAATCAGTATGATCGTGTCTCAAAGTCCACATATCAcctgcaacaaaaaaaagaaaaagaagtccACATATCACTCTCATTTTTCTGCACAAAATCAatacccaacaaaaaaaatacaatcaaaCATCAATTGCTCCACCCAAacgaataaaattaattaatgtatacATCCTGAAGTAAAATTACAATTATGTAAATTGatcatcctttaaaaaaaaattatttaaattgatcAATATATGGTGATatcatttacatatttaagcattGTGTGTTTGATCATATGATCATAGCGCAAGTCACCATCCATAACAATTTATTCCGTCAAGAACAAAACTATTCTTACACTTAATTTTACCTACTAAGGAGTGTTATAATGTAACCACGATTATACaagtttttttaagggattatacaagtttttttttcttcatatgaaattcaaatttataCATACAAAGCAATGtgtatatatgatgaatataaatataacataTATGGTAGTCACAATCGTGGTAATCAACGTATCAACAATCACATTTTGAATGGACATTGCAACTAAAGTTTAATGCAGATTTTTTATGTCAATAATGTGATGGCGACTACAAATAATTAATCGTTTTgctaagtgattttttttttgatcggGTTTTGCTAAGTGGTAGGTGAGCATAATAGTTCTCCATGATAAAGATAAGAGTAAATAGTCGATtccctcctgaaattgtaagtttcatcaattaccctcctgaaattaacaaaatttcaattactcccttgaaatttcacaacgttagtcaatttaccctctccgtcaaatttttctgttagtgaacatgacgttttgcaaataccacctgaagttttgcacttgtgtgcaaaatgccccccaaacttaaaaatttatattatttttttcttaaaaacaaacaattaatagttaaatattaaagctaactattaattttggagtttggaaaaactacatacatatatacatcaaaatagggaaaaatgtgtatttttaaagtgacaatgatggttatttctaatagacaaattattatttttagaggtttataaacaaattaataatcagatttaaatttatattttctccttcaccatcttgggcttttaactcctccaactccttcaacaatttgctcaaaccatttaaactacataacccccaatattaatccacaaatcatcccattattgtcactttaaaaaatacatatttttccccattttggagcctattttgatgtatatatgcatgtagttttcccaaattccaaaattaatagttagttttaatatttaactattaattatttgtttttaagaaaaaaataatataaatttttaagtttggggagcattttgcacataaatgcaaaacttcatgggggtatttgcaaaacgtcatgttcactaacagaaaaatttgacggagggggtaaattgactaacatgaaatttcagggggataattgatgaaacttacaatttcaagggagaaattgactatttactcataaaGATACATTACAATCGATTAACAAACCACTGCCAAGGCATGGTTATAGAAGCAACCCCTTGGCTTTCTTATTTTTCCTAAGacataaacaacaattttctagCAAGACAAAAGAGGTCCCCAAACCGTATCATGGATACGCCTAACCAATGAAAAATCTTATACCAAATTTCATTCGCAAACTCACACTTTGCAAATGGGTTGTCTTCCGTTTCCTTCACCCTCGAAAACCAGCAACATTTCGGTTCATTTCCCGGCTCAAATGCCCCACACCTCAACAAATTCTCCCTTGTAGGTAAACAGCGTTGAAGCATTTGCTAAGAAAAGATAATGACTTTTAACGGATCAAAGCTTTTCCAAACCCTTCCCAATAAAATGGCACTCTATGCCccccaaaaaaagaaagtagaGGACATGTTGCTGAAGATAACCTTCATACTACACAAGTTCTCTGCACATGCTCCTCCAATAAATAGAGTGGCATCCGCATATTGGAGATGTGAAACATATCCTTGGAGTTAGGAAGCCTaaaccccttaaaaaaaaaaaaaaaaaaatcctaaacatacattttttttcatacattttttttaccaaagacCCAATTCCCTCTGCCACCAAGAGAAATAGAAACGGGGCTAATCGATCGCCCAATTTTAACCCCTTTTTAATGTCCATTTGCATTGCAAGGCATTCATTAACCAAAATCGGGAGACTACTAGATCAAACACAACCCTTCATCCAATCATGCTATTTATCATAAAAACAAACTATTCTAGGATGTAGTCTAAGAAGCTCCAACTAATCGAGTCACCGGCCTTTTCAATATCCACTTTTAATATCAAGCATTCttccttctttttctttgcCAAATCTACCACTTCTTTTACCAGGAAAGCGACATCCATTAAAACATTCTTTTGATAAAAGCCAATTGATTTTCTGAGATTAGAGTTTTTATTACCTCCCTCATCCGAGTGGTTAGGACCTTTGCCAATAATTTTTACAAGCTCCCTAATAAATAGATAGGTCGGAACTCGTAAAATGATTGCTTACATATAGAACCTTTGAAATTAATGCAACAAAGTATGAAACAAAGCTTTTTGGAAGTTTTGTATTAACAAAGAATTCATCAAACATGCCCTTCACCTCCGCTTTATTAATGATAACACCTTATCATATGATGTATTTTAGGGTTTTATCGAGTTGCTTATGGTTTATTCTAGATTTTTATATAGGATTAAGAGTGAGTTATTCTtggttttaagattttttttttatccctataaatatattaaatttccGTTTTAATCTCTCTAAACAATTTCTTTAAACAATgatcattcaaattttttaatcaaattttttctGTCTTTATTTTTAACTCAACTCATTAAATTTTCTGGTTTAGGGTTTAAGATTATTACCTAATTTTACGTAAATATATTACAAATTCTTCAAAAAGATGTGACTTGAGGATAATTGTCGTGCTCATCACCACATTATCTACtaattccctcaatcatgcaatgctttttctttaaattaattACAAGTTCGAAATTCAATTAAGATTTCCCTTATTTCATCGTGCCCTTTTCCCCTAATAAACAGACAATTATACTACTAGACATGATGAAACACTCTAACATGGATCAAAAGACGGTTGTTTCACTAGTGTTGTTTGCTTCTGACCTAATTATTGCAATACAATCATTGTATGTTTATTGTTTGATCATGAAAGAGTAGTAAATTCATGTATGCATGTGTAGTTTATATCTTTGAAAGTTTGTATAAGCTTATAGAAAACTCAACAAGTGTCGGCATTGTTTTTTGTGGTAGCGGGGATTTGAAtcccaaaccttgcatatattatgcattgttgtcCCTACAAACTGAGTTATTCTCACGAGGACAGTGTCGACATTGTTTAAAGAATCAAAAGATGTaactataatatataataaattttgtattttttttaaagaagcaaCTCAAtacatttcattattatttatttacttctttttttataaaatacatttcattatttaaaatgGATCAAATACATTACGGTATATCGTTATAGAGGTGGAAACTAGCATTTCATGGAACTATCTTTGCTAATTCTGAAACAATTTGTCTTCCACCAAACTCGACATAAGAgttttgaaaactattctgaAACAATTGctataaaattttgtatttattactttgatttatattttcaaaataaaattcttaTAGATTAATTAAATTACATCTTGCACATTCATTAAATTATAGTCATTCTAAACAAACAGTATACCTCAAAAGAAGTGTAGATACAACTTgtctaagaaaaaaattacaatgccAACAAATTAAATAGTTgacataaaatgaaaaaagattaTCTACATCCAAAAACCATATAACACTTTGAGagggaaaaagaaaatagagagaTTGGCATGATAAATGTGATACTTTCACGATGTGATAAGAAGAGTGAGATAGAAAAAAGATAGAATGTTGAATAAATGTATAACATTTAAGGGTGTTTAAATTTAGAGAAATATTTAAGAATTGATATAAAATTGTATCAAAAGAAATGGGAGGAAAAGTGCTAGAATAAACAcaaccaaccaataaaaatgtgTCTTTCTTGGAGTACGTACTCAGCCAGAAAGTTGGGATCATAACCCACAAAGCTTGTAGCTGCTTGATCCTTATTGCAATATAATTTGGGTTCTTAAAGAAGAAACCCATAGTTGTCAATGTGGAAAATACTTACTTACTTGGACACAAATGTTGACACTAAGTTTAGACACATATACACAATTGAAAAAGGTAGAtggagaaaataattaaataataataattttttaaataatgaaataaaatgcatttttatATGTATGCGTCTAAGTGGTGTGCACAAAAGCTTGTGATCATGCAAGACTTTCTCCTTACTACTTACAAGAATTATGTAAATTATTGTTTTCGTGCCTTTATTGTTTTTTACTCGATTTTGGGCATACTTGTTCCGTTCTTAGTCAAGGCTAAGCCGCCAAAGGAGAGTTCATGGATCCGACTCCTACAAATGGCGACAATGTTTCGTTTCAACCACGAGTACACACATCACACGACCTTTTAAAATATCATCCGTTTTTAGTGTAAGCTCTTCACGgttttgtattttataaaaaaatgtcccGTCGGATTGAAAAATGTAGGTGTTGTTTATAAACTATTATTAACCTCAATTCTCAAGCATCATGAGACTTTAAGGTATATCAGAACAATACTGAATTGTATATACATACACACACACTAGATTAATCAACAAGACAGTAGGGATATTAAGGAATATCATTGCTTATAATGCTTGTTGAACCCCATAGTCTATGTTGAATTAATGCAGCTATAGAAAAGGAAATATGTTGATAAACCAAATAAGATATAAAAAAGAGACCTGGTTTAAAAAGTCTATATGATCTATCAAATATACACACAAAGTCCGTTACATGATCTCTCAAATATTGACAGAGAAACCAACAAACTAAAACTCCCAACCTTCTTAACAAAAAAGAGAGAGGGTTGAGATCATTAAGGGATAGCATATGCTATAggtgcttttgttttgttttgtatggTGATTCTTTTGCCCTCTTCTCCCATGTACCTATACCAGTCTTAGTGTTAGGAGTATTGGTATTGGTGTTTGAATGAAAGAATAGGCAAACTGCAGAGCAATCATCAGGTTTAGATGGAATCTTAGTCTTCCATGCTTGAACAGCTGCCTCAACAACTAGTTTAGCAGCCGAAGATCGTGGAGCAGATGCCACAATGTTCACAACTTGATTGTTGGATAAAACATCCCAAACCCCATCTGTGGCTAAAACAACAAACTGATCATGGTCGGTGATGCGGTGATAGGAGACTTCAGGAACAGATATGAGTCCTGAGTCCTTGAGGACAAAGTCGCCAAAAGCTCGTGACATAGCTAGGCCAGGTGAATCAGCATTGGGAAGCCAAAGTCGAGGAACTGCTGAATCGTTGTCTAGGGCAAACACCCTTCCTTTACAAATCCTTATCCTCGTTGCTTCTCCTAATTAACGCACAAGCACAATAATCATGAATAAGATTAAACTCCCTGCCTCTGatcatatatataagaaaacattgtgttacaaaaatttaaatcaaatacattaatttttgttgacgcaactttttcttatatatagaaCCCGAATGTAGTACTATGTATGCAACaaagaaattatataatacTTGGAAGATTTGGCTTGAGGTCTGTTGTCAACTGAAGAGCAATAAGAGAACCATTTGGATCTAGGGTACCTAAAACAGCTCTCGAGTCTCCAACATTTGCAGTAACTAGTTTGTCGCCCTGAAACAAGAAGAATGAGTGAGGAATGCGCACATaagtatttttttctctcattcttttaacgaaataagatgaaaagaaatgaaatagCGTACATGCCTTCTTGAGCAAGGTAACAGCGGTAGTCCCACTGCCATAAGATTCCATGAAATATTGCAATTTGAGTTCGTTGTCCATAAACTTAGACGCTTTCAAAAATGATTCTCTCAATATCTCGAAAtggttattattataattattattattataatcatCACGAAGACACGAATTCCATTCTTCCATTAGCTTTAAAGGGAAAGAATTTCTGACTTTCTTGGCGACCACATGTCCAAAAGGTCCATGCCCATCAAATACACCACAAAATACGACATCCTCCATGGAACCAAAGTTCTGaaaaatttatacatttattatttgattGAATGATATATCACATCAAAGATTGAAGAATGAAGAGAAATAATACCTCCCAAAGAAGCATTGCATCCTGGTTGATGCCTTTTCTGCCTTGCTTGCAACACAAGGAAGCAACATGAGATGAACCATTCAAGAATATTCTTCCAGGAACTCTATGCAACCCCATTTCCACGCCCGAATCACGTTTATGTGTATAGGATGAAAATGAAGGagattcataataataatttgtatcAGTAGAAGGAGCTAAAGAAGCTCCTGAGATGCACAATCCCATCGATCCCGACACGACAATGAACACAACAATAACACACACAACTCAATTCAAATCAATGACATTTTTTCATATggataatgattttttttaaagattttcatACGGATAATGATAAGGTATAATATTTTCCAGAAATAGTAACAACAATAACCGTCTAtcaaaaatagcaaaaaaattcAACTGAATATATGATAtggatatatttttaatttgataagaAGTTAAGCATATGTGATTGCACAAGTGGCACTTCACATACACTACATCACACACCAAACAAAGAGATAGAGAAAGGAATTCGTCAAAAACTTTCAGTTGTTTTTGTTTACAACCAATGGTTAATTGATAGGTAGATAGATAATCCATTCCAATTCACCTTCTTATCTCTCACATTCACACCTACTTACCTATAATTACGCCAAATCCAATTATCTTTCTAATATATGATAAGCATTCATGATCTATGATACATACACTTTTAATCAATAACTTATTTCTGTTAATTAAAGAGTATCACACataaacccacttgggttgaccTGGTGGTATTAGCTTGGGATCTAGGAGTGTGCTCCGTCTCGACGTCTCAAGTTCGATCTCTCCTGGGTTaatttaggtgggctaatttagtttcttaaaaaaaaaaaaaaaaagagtatcacacatatttaatttgtaagCTAAATGTGATAATCTTATCCCAAACTTGCGAAAATTAAgttgataaaatgaaatttttttgtgaatataatttttttattcatataagATATATCATACAACTTTAAACTTACTTGAAAAGAGCATCGGactaaaatttaacaaattctAGTTACAAGAAATATACCATGAAGTGATGAAAGTATGAAACCCCATGTCAtgcttatagcttatcattaACAAGAAACGTATTGATACAATGgggtatttcaaaataaatataaatggtCTCGCTTGATCACTGAATTCCGCAACATCAAGCCTGTTGTATTAGAATCAACCACAAAATCAAATCGGAAAATGTTAATTGGACGGTGAAAATCACAATACAAGGTGTTAAACTAATATAACCCTAAAGGCGATTTTCTTCATGCGTATATTGGGTAtaatcctaatttttttatggCGAAGTATTTGCAATGCTTGAACTGTGATTATTGTAGGGTCAAGATGGAGGATAGGTGATAACTCATCTCTTAATTTGTGAAGTGAGTCTTGACTAAAA from Medicago truncatula cultivar Jemalong A17 chromosome 8, MtrunA17r5.0-ANR, whole genome shotgun sequence includes the following:
- the LOC11434041 gene encoding probable protein phosphatase 2C 33 encodes the protein MGLCISGASLAPSTDTNYYYESPSFSSYTHKRDSGVEMGLHRVPGRIFLNGSSHVASLCCKQGRKGINQDAMLLWENFGSMEDVVFCGVFDGHGPFGHVVAKKVRNSFPLKLMEEWNSCLRDDYNNNNYNNNHFEILRESFLKASKFMDNELKLQYFMESYGSGTTAVTLLKKGDKLVTANVGDSRAVLGTLDPNGSLIALQLTTDLKPNLPREATRIRICKGRVFALDNDSAVPRLWLPNADSPGLAMSRAFGDFVLKDSGLISVPEVSYHRITDHDQFVVLATDGVWDVLSNNQVVNIVASAPRSSAAKLVVEAAVQAWKTKIPSKPDDCSAVCLFFHSNTNTNTPNTKTGIGTWEKRAKESPYKTKQKHL